From the genome of Tenrec ecaudatus isolate mTenEca1 chromosome 1, mTenEca1.hap1, whole genome shotgun sequence:
CGCGACCTGGCGCCCTGGGCCGGGAGGCCCCCAGGTGCACGCCGTCGGGCGGGGCCTCGGCggcggcgcgcgcgcgcgcgctccaGCACGCGGCCGTGCGGGCTGCGCGAGCTCGAGGTGCGCGTGAGCGACTTGGGCCTGGGCTACACGTCGGACGAGACGGTGCTGTTCCGCTACTGCGCAGGCGCGTGCGAGGCGGCCGCGCGCTTCTACGACCTGGGGTTGCGGCGCCTGCGCCAGCAGCGGCGCGTGCGGCGGGAGCGGGTGCGCGCGCAGCCCTGCTGCCGCCCGACGGCCTACGAGGACGAGGTGTCCTTCCTGGACACGCACAGCCGCTACCACACGGTGCACGAGCTGTCGGCGCGCGAGTGCGCCTGCGTGTGACCCTACCTCACCCGGCCGGGCGGGACGGCCCGCGGCAGACTGACCGCGCGCAAACGAGGCCGTCGAGGCCCGCCCTGGAGAC
Proteins encoded in this window:
- the NRTN gene encoding neurturin; this encodes MQRWKAAALASVLCSSVLSVWMCRDGLFLSQRLAPARTPLRRPPRTLDARIARLAQYRALLQGAPDAVELRDLAPWAGRPPGARRRAGPRRRRARARSSTRPCGLRELEVRVSDLGLGYTSDETVLFRYCAGACEAAARFYDLGLRRLRQQRRVRRERVRAQPCCRPTAYEDEVSFLDTHSRYHTVHELSARECACV